In the genome of Desulfobotulus mexicanus, the window AGTTTCAGGGTTTCTGAACCGGCTACTTCATGACAGAGAGTTCTTCGTCGGCCAGAAACTAAAAAAGCTTTTTTTTGGCTGAAAGCCTGCCATTGCCATGAAGGTATAGGGGCATTCCTGTCAGAATAGCTGGTTTTTTGGCCAAAAAATTCAAGATTCTGCCATATATCTTGAGCTATTCTGCCCATCAGCGTTTTGTATTGAGGAAAACAGGAACCCTTGGAGGAAGACATGGAAATTCAATCCGTCAGCACAACCATTGTCACGCAAAATCTTGAAGAAACAAAGGCATTTTATATCTCACACTTTGATGCCCGCCCGGCCTTTGACTGCGCCTGGTACGTGGTGCTTCGCCTTGGAGCTTCCCCGTCCGGGCCGGAAATCTGCCTTATGAAGCCCCAGGAAGGGATGGTTCCTTTTACCGGAGGTATCTTTCTGAATGTCCTTGTGACGGATGCCGATGCCATGTACGAGAGGCTGCATGATCAGGCGGGTCTGTCTGTCATCATGCCTCTGGAAGATCATCCCTGGGGAGACAGGGGCTTCGGACTTCTGGATCCCTCCGGTGCCCTTGTTTACTGCTACCATCCCATTCCTCCGGCAGCGGAGTTTCAGCAGTATATTCTTGACTGAGGATTGGGGAATGCATCGGGAGCTGTCAGCCGGGCTGTGGACAGCTCCCTGTTCATACGAAGCATTTTGGGGGTGCAGCCGAACCAGC includes:
- a CDS encoding VOC family protein encodes the protein MEIQSVSTTIVTQNLEETKAFYISHFDARPAFDCAWYVVLRLGASPSGPEICLMKPQEGMVPFTGGIFLNVLVTDADAMYERLHDQAGLSVIMPLEDHPWGDRGFGLLDPSGALVYCYHPIPPAAEFQQYILD